Genomic segment of Oncorhynchus nerka isolate Pitt River linkage group LG10, Oner_Uvic_2.0, whole genome shotgun sequence:
cccaccccttttgctctcagaacagcctcaattcgttagggcatggactctaaaggtttcgaaagcgttccacagggatgctggcccatgttgactccaatgcagcTACATACAGTAGGCTAGTAGAGTCTGGCAGTTATACATATTGGCTTAGCCCTATAATCCTACTGGTAAACCAACCTGTGAGGCACTGAGCCCCTCCTGTTTTCATATCAACTCTATTATCTCATCAGTATTACACACCTAATAGATTTGTCATGAAAACAGAAGTGGATTAGCAACTCACAGGTTTGCCATCCCAATTTGACTATGAACGCATAAAGTCAAATGACTGGGCAACAACAAACACTTTTCTTCTCCCCCAAGCTTGTTTATGGAATGGAGTAAAATAACTGATGCAGTTTGTGTTATTTGAGGTTGTTACCtgttctccatcatctctctgaCGGCTGACACACTGGGTCCAGCACCAAGGTGAGTATAATATGgaccctcctccttctctatgATTTGCTCTGTGGAGAGAGAGTCGTTTGTAGAACGCAGCTTCAGCTAATTTCAGGCAAACAAATGGTATGTCCTTGGATGTGACAAATACAGCGCCAGTTAAGCACAGTAGAGCATGTGGCATGCTGTATCACACTAAAGAATTTCCCAATGGATACAAAGAAAgccatcatcatcttcatcattatcattattatcctCATCATTAGAATCAGCATCATTATTATCATCCTCATTATCCTCATCATTATCCCCATCATTATCATCCTCATCattatcatcctcatcatcattatCAGGGTGACTCACTCATGCATCCACAGGAGGGGATCTCAGAGAGTTTCTTGGAGGGGGTGTTAAGCAGATTCTTAGTGGGCGTGTCCAGGAACCTGAGGGGCGATTCCAGGAAGCTGTTCACGTTGTGTTTGGTGGGTGTCGACTCCTCCGATAGGTCCAAATCGCCGTTAGCTGACGTGGACAAGACGGTGACCGGACCGGACCTCTCCACTTTGTAATACCCCAGCTGTTGACCCCCAGAGGAGTAGCCATTGGATAAACCATGGTTCAACCCGGTTCTGTGGTTGTTAGAGTCTATGCTGGTGAAACTGGGGATAGTGGAGCTAGCCTTTAGGTTAGCACCGTGCTGCTGCCCAACGTAGGGCTGCGATACCTGAGAATACAATCCTCTTTCACAATCATGTCCTTGTCCAACTCCTTGTCCTTGTAAAGGGTCCAGGTGACCGTTGAAATGCGACCACTGTTGGTTGTCATGACCATAACCTTGACTTCGACCACGATCGACGGCTCCAGAGGTTTTGTGGTATTTGACCCCACTGTGGGCGTTACTGTAGTAAAAGAGCTGCCGTCGTTCCTCCTGAGCCTCAGTCAGGTACCTCTTCAGATCCATCTGGGCCTGAGGCAGGAACAGGCTCCTCTTGTGGCTGAGCGATGATGTCTTCGGCTGGGGCAGAACCTTCTGGACCCTGGCTCTGTGGGGGGTCTTGCCGTTGGGTATTCGTTTGTACAGGGGGGTACGGTTGTTGGGTTTGCAGCCCTCCTCTTCCAGCCCCTCCGTTCCCTTCTTCTTCCTAGGTTTAGAAAGTGTGGTCCTGGGTTTCTTCACAGAGGTCTTCTTGTGGTTGGGTGGTGCTTGTTCAGAGTTGTAGTTGTACTTGATGGCTGAGACTGGAGTTCCTCTGGGAGGGTTGTTCTCTGAGTGCTGGGAGGGGTGGAAACCCTGCTGCTTGTGACGTGATTGGATGATGAACGCCAACTCGGCAAGTTGAGCCGCCACCTCTTCCTCATCCCTGTTCCTCCCGCTCTTACCCACCGTCCTCTCTAATGTTTCCTTGCTGTTCCTCTCCATGTCTTTCCGCTGTCTGAAAGTGCCTTCGCCCCTGTTATGTTGAGAACCAAGGCCTTGGTCTGCTCTCCTGTACAGGTGTTGTCCTGCTCTCTCGGTGCTGTCGTAGGGAAGTCTTTCACAGTCCGAGCTGGCTTCTAGCAGGTCCTGTAGGGACAGGTTGCCAGTGGCTGCGGGGCTACGGGAATGACACTGGATGACATGAGCTTGTCTGGCCACTGGGGAGCGTATGACTGAAGTCTGGTGCAGAGGGGAACGTATGACTGAGGTCTGGTGCAGAGGGGAGCTGATCACTAGAACTTTGTTGGAGCCCTGGAGAGGGGTGTTTCTATTGGATAAGTGCATGGATGGTGTGGTGGGGTTTTCACCCTGTGCGTTGGTTCTAAAGGGTTCTGGGGAGTTTTGTGGGATAGCTGCCAGTAAGGTTAGCGCCTCGATAGCGATAGCCTGGTCATTGCTAATATTCCTCTCTTCTACCAAAGACTGGATGCTTGGCTGAGAGAGATCTGGAGAGGGTTGCTCTCGTTTGACAATAATGTCGAGAGCTTTTCGTGGACTGATGGGAGCACTTTTCAAGCAAATATCCACCTTGAAGTCCTCCGGCTCTGTTTTGAACGAGCGTAGCACCGGGGATCGGGAGCTACACAACTTCTCCTCCAGACCCTTCCTGTCTGTGATAGAGAAACACACCACGGCTGCTAGCGTGGACAGAGCGTCCTCATAGACATCGTCATCATCGCCCCCTAGTGGGGCGGAGGACTGGTCCATGGACCACACCCACGGTTCCTCCACCTTTATCTTCTTCAGAGGAACAGCTATGCTGTCGTCCAGAAGTGCATCCTTCAGCTCAGAGCTGCCTTTGGGGTACGTAGATTTTGTAGTACTTTGGGACTCTAATTGTATTGTGGTATTTTGGGACTCAGGTGACAACTGATGTGATTCCGGACCAGCAATCAGTTGAGCACCGTTGGTTTTAGCCATGTTTTCGTTAGCACCGTTGTGAAAAGTCCCAGAAGAAGAGCAGTGGTGCTGTAGAAGAAGTCCATCATTGGTGTCCTCCAGGCCAGGCTCTCTCTTGATAAGTGCTGCTGGTCGTCCATCTCGGATTTGGGCAAGAGTGTGGAcgtggggagggtgtgtgtgaggtATGTGACACTCCTCGTCGTCCTCCGCTGCCGTATAGGTGTCCTCTGCCATCTGGACAGGGCCTCTTCCATTAACTGAGCTGTCCTCTGGAaccacctgggagagagagagaggagagagcgagagaatgagagagacattTAACATTTTAAACCAACCTCTTCAACCTGAACCtattgtgtgtgtaagtgtgtgtttgtgtgtttccagCACAGCATAGCACAAGATCCAGAACAGAGAAGATACAGTAAGGTAGACTTTACAGTAAGGTAAACTTGGTTTACTTAATTAACTAAATACTGTTTACCTAACGAAAATCTGTTTTTAACTAAATACTGTTTACCTAACTAAATACTGATTACTTAACTAAAATCTGTTTTTAACTAAATACTGTTTACCTAACTAAATACTGATTACTTAACTAAAATCTGTTTTTAACTAAATACTGTTTACCTAACTAAATACTGATTACCTAACTAAATACTGTTTACGTAACTAAATACTGTTTACCTAACTAAATACTGTTTACTTAACTAAATACTGTTTTTAACTAATACTGTTACTTAACTAAATACTGTTTACCTAACTAAATACTGATTACCTAACTAAATACTGATTACCTAACTAAATACTGTTTACCTAACTAAATACTGTTTACCTAACTAAATACTGTTTACTTAACTAAATACTGTTTTTAACTAATACTGTTACTTAACTAAATACTGTTTACCTAACTAAATACTGTTTACGTAACTAAATACTGTTTACCTAACTAAATACTGTTTACCTAACTAAATACTGTTTACCTAACTAAATACTGTTTACATAACTAAATACTGTTTACCTAACTAAGTACTGTTTACCTAACTAAATACTGTTTACGTAACTAAATACTGTTTACCTAACTAAATACTGTTTACCTAACTAATACTGTTACTTAACTAAATACTGTTTACCTAACTAAAATCTGATTACTTAACTAAATACTGTTTACCTAACAAAAATTTGATTACTTAACTAAATACTGATTACTTAACTAAATACTGTTTACTTAACTAAATACTGTTTACTTAACTAAATACTGTTTACTTAACTAAATACTGTTTACCTAACTAAATACTGTTTACCTAACTAAATACTGTTTACGTAACTAAATACTGTTTACCTAACTAAATACTGTTTACCTAACTAAATACTGTTTACGTAACTAAATACTGTTTACCTAACTAAATACTGTTTACTTAACTAAATACTGTTTTTAACTAATACTGTTACTTAACTAAATACTGTTTACCTAACTAAAATCTGATTACTTAACTAAATACTGTTTACCTAACAAAAATTTGATTACTTAACTAAATACTGATTACTTAACTAAATACTGTTTACTTAACTAAATACTGTTTACTTAACTAAATACTGTTTACTTTAAATACTGTTTACTTAACTAAATACTGTTTACCTAACTAAATACTGTTTACCTAACTAAATACTGTTTGCTTAACTAAATACTGTTTTTAACTAAATACTGTTTACTTAACTAAATACTGTTTACTTAACTAAATACTGTTTACTTAACTAAATACTGTTTTTAACTAAATACTGTTTACTTAACTAAATACTGTTTACTTAACTAAATACTGTTTACCTAACTAAATACTGTTTACCTAACTAAATACTGTTTACTTAACTAAATACTGTTTTTAACTAAATACTGTTTACTTAACTAAATACTGTTTACTTAACTAAATACTGTTTACTTAACTAAATACTGTTTTTAACTAAATACTGTTTACTTAACTAAATACTGTTTACTTAACTAAATATTTTGTACCTCCATAGTTTGGAAAGTTATTACAAGGCAGAAGACATTATGAAGGTCATTTTTTGTGCTGGGCTATAGCCTGAGTTTTGGCTAACTTTCATACCAGAGACTGTACCATAACAACTGTACTCTACCAAAACCAAACCAAGACAACATTGTGTGCTATATCATCTATGAACAGTAAGAGCTTCAGTGCTTAACAGACTGCTCCCTCCTGCCTATGTCACAGATACAGTTCACTGTCACATCACTGTTCATGGTCACTGAtggtgcatgtctgtgtgtgtgtgtgtgtgtgtgtgcatgcgtgagtGTGCATGCAGCCTTTATGATATGCTATGCAGTGTGAGTGACAATCACAGTGGGTATGGTGactcatgtgcgtgtgtgtgtaaaagCAGGACAACAACCAGCCAAAGGTCCACagtattgatgtattgattgatctTCAAAAGAAAACCATAGTGCTCTCTGTAACGTCTGTGTTTTGGCATGTTCGAGtgggagagaaggtgagggaggaacagagagaaggtgagggaggaacagagagaaggtgagggaggaacagagagaaggtgagggaggaacattgagagaaggtgagggaggaacattgagagaaagtgagaggaacattgagagaaggtgaaggaggaacattgagagaaagtgagagaggaacagagtgaaggtgagggaggaacatagagagaaggtgagggaggaacagagtgaaggtgagggaggaacattgagagaaggtgagggaggaacagagtgaaggtgagggaggaacatagagagaaagtgagggaggaaaattgagagaaggtgagggaggaatattgagagaaggtgagggaggaaacattgagagaaggtgagggagcaacattgagagaaggtgagggagataaaacattgagagaaggtgaaggaggaacagagagaaggtgagggaggaacattgagagaaggtgagggaagaacattgagagaaggtgagggaggaacagagtgaaggtgagggaggaacattgagagaaggtgagggagataaaacattgagagaaggtgaaggaggaacagagagaaggtgagggaggaacattgagagaaagtgagggaggaacattgagagaaggtgag
This window contains:
- the LOC115134959 gene encoding methylcytosine dioxygenase tet3-B-like isoform X3; this translates as MLPKLEAQSLRTDKVGCKDVAKPALKKPVSTVVPEDSSVNGRGPVQMAEDTYTAAEDDEECHIPHTHPPHVHTLAQIRDGRPAALIKREPGLEDTNDGLLLQHHCSSSGTFHNGANENMAKTNGAQLIAGPESHQLSPESQNTTIQLESQSTTKSTYPKGSSELKDALLDDSIAVPLKKIKVEEPWVWSMDQSSAPLGGDDDDVYEDALSTLAAVVCFSITDRKGLEEKLCSSRSPVLRSFKTEPEDFKVDICLKSAPISPRKALDIIVKREQPSPDLSQPSIQSLVEERNISNDQAIAIEALTLLAAIPQNSPEPFRTNAQGENPTTPSMHLSNRNTPLQGSNKVLVISSPLHQTSVIRSPLHQTSVIRSPVARQAHVIQCHSRSPAATGNLSLQDLLEASSDCERLPYDSTERAGQHLYRRADQGLGSQHNRGEGTFRQRKDMERNSKETLERTVGKSGRNRDEEEVAAQLAELAFIIQSRHKQQGFHPSQHSENNPPRGTPVSAIKYNYNSEQAPPNHKKTSVKKPRTTLSKPRKKKGTEGLEEEGCKPNNRTPLYKRIPNGKTPHRARVQKVLPQPKTSSLSHKRSLFLPQAQMDLKRYLTEAQEERRQLFYYSNAHSGVKYHKTSGAVDRGRSQGYGHDNQQWSHFNGHLDPLQGQGVGQGHDCERGLYSQVSQPYVGQQHGANLKASSTIPSFTSIDSNNHRTGLNHGLSNGYSSGGQQLGYYKVERSGPVTVLSTSANGDLDLSEESTPTKHNVNSFLESPLRFLDTPTKNLLNTPSKKLSEIPSCGCMKQIIEKEEGPYYTHLGAGPSVSAVREMMENRYGEKGKAVRVEVVVYTGKEGRSSQGCPIAKWVIRRGSEEEKLLCLVRHRAGHRCESAVVVILILAWEGIPRGVADSLYQELTQTLCKYGSPTSRRCALNEDRTCACQGVDPNTCGASFSFGCSWSMYFNGCKFARSKIPRKFRLLGDIPQEEVKLEHRLQNLATDLGPVYQRLAPEAFQNQVDLEQAGQDCRLGRRTGRPFSGVTACVDFCAHAHKDTQNMNNGSTVVCTLTKEDNRAVRNIPEDEQLHVLPLYKISQRDEFGRADGQWDKIQTGALQVLSAFPREVRLLAEPVKSARKRKQEAKLKAQADKQAAAQDRKPGQSPLTPGKVKTESTNKGSKSTSSVDQSSSFKAEPQSFYSSFTPGSVGAYAPESNSPSPYHHSTPTYPTPPGRSTPGMEALSPHRPGMPSTQYGYRGPPGAQCNGSPLHYKTMGEDVNGYSPGLIRKQLANTERCGTPGDYPPRTFKMEPNEVHCSPLVRPPHSHSTPPPSSFSAPLPHPEGLHSRLNGLPGVAEEIGDGVKGHGGHDLPHCATHLPLQAPPPLFPNPEEVKQEQEEVWSDSEHNFLDSDIGGVAVAPSHGSILIECARRELHATTPILRPDRSHPTRISLVFYQHKSLNEPDHGLHMWEAKMARREREREEEAERIGMGLDLEEVSPVKGKGKRGKGAGAESVEPEEEVEEEGPEEKKGVLKVPTRQAVTVARDGVVTVSPYALTQVTGPYNRWT